One genomic segment of Aquipluma nitroreducens includes these proteins:
- a CDS encoding RagB/SusD family nutrient uptake outer membrane protein gives MKNIKYLILAVIIALTATSCQKTLDLAPEDYFGDGNFWQNESQVTNFMVGIHKQLRDNQFMFVRLGEMRSGIYSNVDRQSTSLNELPIIEQRIDENSAGITSWAGFYGPILQLNLFIQKTEAITFLAADKKNYLLGQAYGLRAFYYFHLLRTYGGVPLRLEPEVLNGNTDPVLLRKARATEEETLAAIKSDVNKSVTAFGTLASPAGKSQWSPKATLMLKGEVYLWSAKVYGTTADLAEAKSALNAVTGSTLQTSFANTFAYNQKDNSEIILNLRYLVGEAEMGNVASYTYSTFNFDNLHYKDSLAMGPLLVDPLVIAATNSMQIIQRYGYTFELFKAYNVKDKRRDVTFYDFYKVTKTPYKIDVRNTALVKFLGTISANKRYFTSDWPIYREADRVLMLAEIVNAEGSDPSSYIKQIRDRAFAPDADPTPFVNSTKDKNELAIYSERVKEFVHEGKSWYDLRRMKYGSDPLVFKSTSHNYGVLDKATKSYMILWPIEKAIWTSDPLVNQTPGYPTSKPAK, from the coding sequence ATGAAAAACATAAAATATTTGATACTGGCGGTAATTATAGCACTTACCGCCACCTCATGCCAGAAAACACTTGATCTTGCTCCGGAAGATTATTTCGGTGATGGAAACTTCTGGCAGAACGAATCACAGGTTACCAACTTTATGGTTGGTATTCACAAGCAGCTCAGAGACAATCAGTTTATGTTTGTTCGATTGGGTGAAATGCGTTCAGGTATTTACAGCAATGTCGATCGCCAGAGTACATCATTGAATGAATTGCCCATTATTGAGCAGCGCATTGACGAAAATTCCGCTGGGATTACTTCATGGGCCGGCTTTTATGGGCCGATTTTGCAACTGAATCTTTTTATCCAAAAGACAGAAGCAATAACGTTCCTGGCAGCCGATAAAAAGAACTATCTTTTAGGTCAGGCTTATGGATTAAGAGCTTTTTACTATTTTCACCTTCTTCGTACTTATGGTGGCGTACCTCTTCGTCTTGAGCCCGAAGTATTGAACGGAAATACCGATCCGGTACTTTTGCGCAAAGCCCGAGCTACTGAAGAGGAAACCCTGGCAGCAATTAAGTCTGATGTTAACAAATCAGTAACTGCATTTGGAACTTTGGCTAGTCCGGCAGGCAAAAGCCAATGGAGTCCGAAAGCTACCTTGATGCTGAAAGGCGAAGTTTATTTGTGGTCGGCAAAAGTATATGGCACAACTGCCGATTTAGCCGAAGCAAAATCAGCGCTGAACGCCGTTACCGGAAGCACGCTACAAACATCTTTTGCCAATACATTCGCCTATAACCAAAAGGATAATTCGGAAATTATTTTGAATCTCCGCTACCTGGTTGGTGAAGCCGAAATGGGTAATGTTGCTTCATATACCTATTCAACATTCAATTTCGACAACCTGCACTACAAAGATTCGCTTGCAATGGGTCCACTGCTCGTCGATCCTTTGGTGATTGCAGCCACAAATTCAATGCAGATTATCCAACGGTACGGTTATACATTCGAGTTGTTTAAAGCATACAATGTAAAAGATAAGAGACGTGATGTTACTTTCTATGATTTTTATAAAGTAACCAAAACTCCTTACAAGATTGATGTGAGAAATACTGCACTGGTTAAATTCCTCGGAACGATTAGCGCGAATAAACGCTATTTCACCAGCGATTGGCCTATTTATCGCGAAGCAGACAGAGTGTTAATGCTGGCAGAAATTGTGAATGCTGAGGGAAGTGATCCATCCAGTTACATCAAACAAATTCGTGACCGTGCTTTTGCTCCGGATGCTGATCCAACTCCTTTTGTCAATTCAACCAAAGACAAAAACGAATTGGCCATTTATTCAGAACGTGTGAAAGAGTTTGTTCATGAAGGTAAATCATGGTATGATTTAAGAAGAATGAAATATGGCTCCGATCCATTGGTGTTCAAGAGCACAAGTCATAATTATGGAGTTTTGGACAAAGCCACCAAATCGTATATGATTTTATGGCCGATCGAAAAAGCGATTTGGACCAGTGATCCTCTGGTAAATCAAACACCAGGTTATCCAACTTCTAAACCAGCTAAATAA
- a CDS encoding potassium/proton antiporter, translating into MMSIQIELILLVVSVLFFLSILAGKASSRFGVPALLLFLGVGMLCGSDGLGIQFEDNHIAQNIGTIALCIILFSGGLDTKISEIRPIIAQGVVLATLGVFLTAIITGVIIWWVLGMTMASAGISLLTSLLLASTMASTDSASVFSILRSKGLHLKNNLRPMLELESGSNDPMAYVLVISLISIIKLEIVPNYWIVGGTLILQLVIGAVLGFLLGKLAVRIINSLKIGNDSLYPILVFTFCIFIFSLTYFIKGNGFLAVYIGGLVIGNSKFVHKRSSLNFFDGLAWMFQLIMFLTLGLLVNPHELLPILVPGLIISFLMIFFSRPLTVFLCLLPFVKMSFKDKTYISWVGLRGAVPIIFAIFPLVENVPNARIIFNIVFLCTLVSLMVQGTSLPLIARWLNLAEKPRQIKKLRDFDVDFSNDIKSVATEIEITAKILNNGNQLMNLSLPDNTVVVMVKREEKYFVPTGKTTLKVKDKILIITDDHEALLETYKNLGLENF; encoded by the coding sequence ATGATGAGTATACAAATTGAGCTTATTTTATTAGTAGTCTCAGTTCTGTTTTTTCTGAGCATTTTGGCAGGAAAAGCAAGTTCCAGATTCGGAGTCCCTGCATTATTATTATTTTTGGGTGTTGGAATGCTCTGTGGTAGCGATGGTTTAGGAATTCAATTTGAAGACAATCATATTGCACAGAATATTGGAACTATCGCTTTATGTATCATACTTTTCTCTGGTGGACTAGATACGAAGATTTCAGAGATTCGACCGATAATAGCGCAAGGAGTTGTACTAGCGACTCTTGGGGTATTTTTAACTGCAATCATCACCGGTGTAATAATTTGGTGGGTTTTAGGTATGACAATGGCATCAGCTGGCATCAGTCTATTAACTTCTTTGTTGTTGGCGTCAACAATGGCATCAACAGACTCGGCTTCGGTTTTCTCTATTCTCCGTTCAAAAGGTCTACACTTAAAAAATAACCTACGCCCTATGCTGGAGCTCGAAAGTGGAAGTAACGACCCTATGGCATACGTTCTGGTTATTTCTCTGATAAGTATCATCAAACTAGAAATTGTACCAAACTATTGGATTGTTGGTGGTACATTAATACTGCAACTTGTTATTGGCGCTGTTTTAGGTTTCTTGTTAGGCAAACTAGCGGTTAGAATAATAAATAGTCTTAAAATTGGCAACGACTCATTATATCCGATTTTAGTTTTCACTTTCTGTATTTTTATTTTTTCTCTTACGTATTTTATTAAAGGAAATGGATTCCTTGCCGTTTACATTGGAGGATTGGTTATCGGAAATTCAAAGTTTGTACATAAACGTTCATCGCTCAATTTTTTTGATGGATTAGCTTGGATGTTTCAGTTAATTATGTTCTTAACCTTAGGCTTACTTGTGAATCCTCACGAATTATTGCCAATACTTGTACCCGGCCTGATTATTAGTTTCTTGATGATATTTTTTTCTCGTCCACTAACTGTTTTCTTATGTTTGCTTCCTTTTGTGAAGATGTCGTTCAAGGATAAAACCTATATTTCGTGGGTTGGATTAAGGGGTGCAGTTCCTATTATATTTGCCATATTTCCTCTTGTAGAAAATGTACCTAATGCAAGGATCATATTCAATATCGTTTTTTTATGCACATTAGTTTCTTTAATGGTACAAGGAACATCACTTCCTTTAATAGCAAGATGGCTTAATCTTGCAGAAAAGCCAAGACAGATAAAAAAATTGAGGGATTTTGATGTCGATTTTTCGAATGATATAAAATCAGTTGCAACAGAAATTGAGATAACAGCTAAAATACTAAATAACGGAAATCAACTTATGAATTTATCCTTACCTGATAATACTGTGGTTGTAATGGTAAAACGTGAAGAAAAATATTTTGTACCAACAGGAAAAACGACTTTGAAAGTAAAAGATAAAATTTTAATTATTACAGACGACCATGAAGCTTTATTAGAAACTTATAAAAATTTAGGGCTTGAAAATTTTTAG
- a CDS encoding GreA/GreB family elongation factor has translation MRNEIILTEVDYVRLNSLIYRLLGKDNQDIRALNFLNIEIKRAKKIYPKKIMPDFVTMDSHIEVKFLETGKTKELKLVYPQNANYEDGLISVLSPLGCALLGFKAGDSVAFEATGGTQIVRIEKVLFQPEANGEDLL, from the coding sequence ATGAGAAATGAAATTATTTTAACAGAAGTAGATTATGTGAGATTGAATTCATTAATCTATAGATTACTTGGTAAAGATAATCAAGACATACGGGCATTGAATTTTCTAAATATCGAGATTAAAAGGGCGAAAAAAATTTATCCAAAAAAAATTATGCCTGACTTTGTAACAATGGATTCGCATATAGAAGTTAAATTCCTTGAAACAGGTAAAACAAAAGAGTTAAAATTAGTTTACCCTCAGAATGCGAATTACGAAGACGGGTTAATTTCAGTTTTGTCTCCTTTGGGCTGCGCCTTGTTAGGTTTTAAAGCAGGAGACTCGGTTGCATTTGAAGCAACTGGAGGAACTCAAATTGTTAGGATAGAAAAAGTTCTGTTTCAGCCTGAAGCAAATGGAGAAGATTTATTATAA
- a CDS encoding FadR/GntR family transcriptional regulator, translating to MKTDEHISGLKAIDTSSLVDKVEMNLIDYFSKKKLQPGDSIPKELELAEIMGVSRTVIRETLTRLKTMGLIESKKHIGTIIKSPDLSSIMQKSMIPGILDEGTLKDIFELRLTIEVGMSDLVVTRVTDKDIEELFSIVKNEISPSENTLFDVDYEILFHSKLYEITGNQTLKSFQKMLLPVFSYVYTSGLINKEIADKKYVSHKELVEVLRLKDADMFRTAMRKHLENHFKRLLSMDEEK from the coding sequence ATGAAAACAGACGAACACATAAGCGGATTAAAGGCTATTGATACCAGTAGCCTTGTAGATAAGGTTGAAATGAATCTCATTGATTATTTTTCCAAGAAAAAACTTCAACCTGGCGATTCAATTCCAAAAGAATTGGAACTTGCCGAGATTATGGGTGTCAGTAGAACTGTGATACGCGAAACACTTACCCGATTAAAAACAATGGGACTAATTGAATCCAAAAAACACATTGGAACGATCATCAAGAGTCCTGACTTGTCATCCATCATGCAAAAATCAATGATTCCAGGGATTCTGGATGAAGGGACATTAAAAGATATTTTCGAACTTAGACTTACGATTGAAGTCGGAATGTCTGATTTGGTTGTAACCCGTGTCACTGACAAAGATATTGAAGAACTATTTTCAATTGTTAAGAATGAGATTTCACCCTCTGAAAATACGCTATTTGATGTTGATTATGAGATCCTATTCCACAGCAAACTTTACGAAATAACAGGTAATCAAACACTTAAAAGCTTCCAAAAGATGCTTCTGCCTGTATTCAGTTATGTATACACTAGTGGCTTAATCAATAAGGAAATTGCTGATAAAAAATACGTTTCGCACAAAGAACTCGTTGAAGTTTTGAGGTTGAAAGATGCAGATATGTTTCGCACGGCTATGCGAAAACATCTCGAAAACCATTTCAAAAGGCTTCTTTCAATGGATGAAGAAAAATAA
- a CDS encoding winged helix-turn-helix domain-containing protein, whose amino-acid sequence METIRIDSDAGIIWQVINDNKDIKITDLKKQTKMEIKNIYLALGWLARENKVLFSERENELAISLIQ is encoded by the coding sequence ATGGAAACAATTCGAATTGATTCGGATGCCGGAATTATCTGGCAGGTAATTAACGATAACAAGGATATCAAAATTACTGATTTGAAAAAGCAGACAAAAATGGAAATTAAAAATATATACTTGGCTCTTGGTTGGCTTGCTAGGGAAAATAAGGTGCTTTTTTCTGAGCGGGAAAATGAATTAGCCATAAGCCTCATTCAATGA
- a CDS encoding sensor histidine kinase yields the protein MKKGEKGLAKMGMLCTEPKYKPELTYKIFFEDSGASIVIINKEGFYLFVNSRAAGNMGGKPEDILGRSILEFLPQKTAEKYLERNRKLIETGISEKYEDTFELPSGIKTFLITDHVLKDEDNKGYALQSSSVDITERKKSEEALHESEEMYRQITQNLPGTTIVLFDQNLRFLLVEGYLHPDIGFTTNQLVGKTLWELLPQARAQQLAPIYENALKGIPFENLIYEFKDRVLSLNIIPLKNNHGQIYHGLVVSHDITERRRSEQTLRENEERLRELNATKDKFFSIIAHDLKSPFNSILGLSNFIIEEMHKKKRFKNLEQYATIIRDSSQRTFGLLSNLLEWSRIQTGRLEFKPEKADIISLIEQEIELLNDSARQKKITIVTELPKRCYEVIDKDMFMTIVRNLISNAIKFTGLDGTIRISVIESEQYIEIAVSDNGIGIKKEHIENLFHIDESQSTPGTQNEKGTGLGLILCKEFVDKHGGKIWVESEPGKGSCFHFTISRL from the coding sequence ATGAAAAAAGGGGAAAAGGGACTCGCGAAGATGGGAATGTTATGCACTGAACCCAAGTATAAACCGGAATTGACTTATAAAATCTTTTTCGAAGATTCAGGAGCTTCAATCGTTATTATCAATAAAGAAGGATTTTACCTGTTCGTCAATTCAAGGGCAGCTGGCAATATGGGAGGTAAGCCCGAAGACATTTTAGGAAGATCAATACTCGAATTTCTTCCTCAGAAAACAGCAGAAAAATATCTTGAACGGAATCGCAAGCTTATTGAGACTGGAATATCTGAAAAATATGAAGATACGTTTGAATTGCCATCAGGGATTAAAACCTTTCTGATAACTGATCATGTTTTGAAAGATGAAGACAATAAGGGATACGCCCTTCAAAGCAGCAGTGTAGATATCACAGAACGCAAGAAATCAGAAGAGGCTTTACATGAAAGCGAAGAAATGTACCGACAAATTACTCAAAACCTTCCTGGAACAACGATTGTTCTTTTTGACCAAAACCTTCGTTTTTTGCTGGTTGAAGGATATTTACATCCGGATATAGGATTCACAACCAATCAATTAGTTGGGAAAACCCTTTGGGAGCTTCTTCCCCAAGCCCGCGCCCAACAGCTCGCTCCAATTTATGAGAATGCTTTGAAGGGCATTCCATTCGAAAACCTTATTTATGAATTTAAGGATCGAGTCCTATCTTTAAATATAATACCGTTAAAAAATAACCATGGTCAGATATATCATGGTTTGGTTGTTTCTCATGATATAACTGAACGCAGACGTTCAGAGCAAACCCTTCGTGAGAACGAAGAGCGGCTGCGTGAATTAAATGCAACCAAAGATAAGTTTTTCTCTATAATTGCCCACGACTTGAAAAGTCCCTTCAATAGTATACTTGGATTAAGTAATTTTATTATTGAGGAAATGCATAAGAAGAAGAGATTTAAAAACCTTGAACAGTATGCGACAATTATCCGTGATTCATCTCAGCGGACATTTGGTTTACTTTCAAACCTGTTGGAATGGTCACGTATTCAAACTGGAAGGTTGGAATTTAAACCTGAAAAAGCAGATATAATTTCCCTGATAGAGCAAGAGATAGAGCTTTTAAATGATTCGGCAAGGCAAAAAAAGATTACTATCGTGACCGAACTTCCCAAAAGATGTTATGAAGTGATTGATAAGGACATGTTTATGACTATTGTTCGCAATCTAATTTCGAACGCCATCAAGTTTACAGGGTTAGATGGTACAATCAGGATTTCGGTGATTGAATCAGAACAATATATTGAAATTGCGGTCTCTGACAACGGAATAGGAATCAAAAAAGAACACATTGAGAATTTATTTCATATTGATGAAAGCCAATCGACTCCCGGAACTCAAAATGAAAAAGGGACAGGTCTTGGATTGATTCTCTGCAAAGAGTTTGTTGATAAACACGGTGGAAAAATCTGGGTGGAAAGTGAACCAGGTAAGGGGAGCTGTTTTCACTTTACGATTTCAAGGTTATAA
- a CDS encoding transposase: protein MTEFGFDSLNTISATIYVHYPNILNFYDNRSTNASAESFNSKIKAFRVIQSAVTDITFFLFRLPKIYA from the coding sequence ATTACCGAATTTGGCTTTGACTCTTTAAATACCATATCTGCTACTATTTATGTGCACTATCCAAACATCTTAAACTTCTATGACAATCGCAGCACGAATGCTTCAGCAGAATCTTTCAATTCTAAAATCAAGGCATTCAGAGTTATTCAAAGCGCCGTAACTGACATCACTTTCTTTCTGTTCAGGCTACCTAAAATTTATGCTTAA
- a CDS encoding SusC/RagA family TonB-linked outer membrane protein, with protein sequence MNKILVRLPLLMAFLFLMSFVQVSAQKTVKGTITDAADGSTIPGVNVVVKGTTVGALTDIDGSYSLSVPAGKDEIMFSMIGYATVNQKIGNLTIIDIALTTSVQAIDEVVVVGYGTQSRSKVTSSIEKVDMKLMETGMRSNPAQALSGSVPGLRVVTASGRPGAVPTIVLRGGTNFDGTGSPLIIMDGQIRGSLSDINPEEIESMEVLKDASATAIYGARASNGVILITSKKGKAGVATVTVKVKHGTNFLNTPYEFVDATNYIKWARLGMEQAIKNGVGAVNNVAGVGPRGTGNVYKDAAGNILDGNYDSRAIWSVMRLDATNQELLSQPGWKQMKDPIKTAANGNYDPNGTIYDLIYKDFNYGDYGLNKTAQTQDYNIGFTGGNDRGKYFANLGYYDEGGLSLETFYKRINFAFNGDYKIKDWLTSESGIQFVMAKWKDQSLQNGESNYWARMLSAPPTMRGTNAKGELLLGRDASDGNPAFNIDKYFRGNESDKFTMNQAFKIDIMKGLYVKATGIVMYDESFVESFNKDFRSGVMSLTNLNTGWNRTRASSANFDRTVRQTYNAIANYQAKFLEKHSISAMAGFEYFDSYNYGVYAAGSGAPTDDFRDLGLTLNNAEQQTRSTDTWHARERIVSQFGRVNYDYADKYLLAFTVRRDGYSRLIGDNQYGVFPALSAGWLVSKEDFMKSSQNWLSYLKLRTSWGKNGNVGGIGTYELQGSYGSQTAYNGTIGFLQSGIANPNLKWEKTNTVEVGADMGFFENRIYASMAFYNRITTDKIASVLLPTSAGVSSVRTNNGSMKNTGFEIEVTGKIIQKKDFKWQVSGNASWNKNTVLSLPFNGNENNRQGGQQIYDPATKKNVWVGGLQEGQEWGSVYGFVSEGIIRNAEDLANYNKVDLAAGQVWYNGSAGKRVASQKIMTAKGLNLAGGWIPTQMGDVRWKDIDQNDTIDTRDMTKLGREIPRLTGGFTTTLSYKRFTFAARVDFGVGHIQQDFMQLWALACAQGEFAPTTAVYDTWTVDNPNASLPRYTWADQLNTKNYDRPSSMFWKKSDYLAFREVSLSYSVPTALLKKAKIGGLVLTVTGQNLGYLTNKMLNLPERTGNQNGAYVIPTQLIFGADITF encoded by the coding sequence ATGAATAAAATTCTTGTACGGCTGCCACTTCTGATGGCATTTTTATTCCTGATGTCTTTTGTACAGGTTTCTGCACAGAAGACAGTGAAAGGTACTATTACAGATGCGGCTGATGGTTCAACGATTCCCGGAGTTAACGTTGTTGTTAAGGGAACTACCGTTGGAGCGCTAACTGACATTGATGGAAGCTACTCATTAAGTGTTCCTGCGGGAAAAGATGAGATCATGTTTTCAATGATTGGATATGCAACGGTCAACCAAAAGATCGGTAATCTTACAATCATTGATATTGCTTTAACGACTTCAGTTCAGGCTATTGATGAAGTGGTCGTAGTTGGTTATGGCACTCAATCCAGAAGTAAGGTAACTTCTTCGATTGAAAAAGTTGATATGAAGTTAATGGAAACAGGTATGCGTTCCAATCCTGCACAGGCCTTGTCAGGTAGTGTGCCTGGGTTGAGAGTCGTAACTGCATCTGGAAGGCCTGGCGCAGTTCCTACCATTGTGTTAAGGGGAGGTACCAATTTTGATGGTACGGGTAGCCCACTTATTATCATGGACGGACAGATTCGCGGTTCATTAAGCGACATTAATCCTGAAGAAATTGAAAGCATGGAAGTATTGAAAGATGCTTCGGCAACAGCTATTTATGGAGCCCGCGCAAGTAACGGTGTGATTCTCATCACATCGAAGAAAGGTAAAGCAGGTGTAGCAACAGTAACGGTTAAGGTAAAGCATGGTACGAATTTTCTGAATACACCTTATGAATTTGTTGATGCCACAAACTACATTAAATGGGCGCGTCTGGGCATGGAACAAGCCATTAAAAACGGAGTTGGTGCTGTTAATAATGTGGCAGGTGTGGGTCCCAGAGGTACAGGCAACGTGTACAAAGATGCAGCTGGAAATATTCTCGATGGAAATTACGATTCAAGAGCAATCTGGAGTGTGATGCGACTGGATGCCACCAACCAGGAATTATTAAGCCAGCCCGGTTGGAAGCAAATGAAAGACCCGATAAAAACAGCTGCCAACGGAAATTACGATCCCAATGGTACCATCTACGATTTGATTTACAAAGATTTCAATTATGGCGATTATGGCTTAAACAAAACAGCACAGACCCAGGATTATAACATCGGTTTTACCGGTGGTAACGACCGTGGAAAATATTTCGCAAATCTGGGTTATTATGACGAAGGTGGTTTATCGTTAGAAACTTTCTACAAAAGGATCAATTTCGCTTTCAACGGCGATTATAAAATTAAAGATTGGCTAACCTCCGAAAGCGGTATCCAGTTTGTTATGGCCAAATGGAAAGATCAATCGCTGCAAAATGGAGAATCAAACTATTGGGCACGTATGCTTTCTGCCCCGCCAACCATGCGTGGTACCAACGCGAAAGGTGAATTGCTTCTTGGCCGCGACGCCAGCGACGGTAATCCGGCATTTAACATCGACAAATACTTCAGGGGTAATGAATCCGATAAATTCACAATGAATCAGGCTTTCAAGATTGATATTATGAAAGGTTTATATGTGAAAGCAACCGGAATCGTCATGTATGATGAATCTTTTGTAGAATCGTTCAATAAAGATTTCCGCTCAGGCGTGATGAGTCTTACCAATTTAAACACCGGTTGGAACAGAACGAGGGCATCTTCGGCAAACTTTGACCGCACCGTTCGGCAGACCTATAATGCCATCGCGAATTATCAGGCTAAGTTCCTTGAAAAGCACAGTATTTCAGCCATGGCTGGTTTTGAATATTTCGATTCGTACAACTATGGAGTTTATGCTGCCGGTTCAGGCGCCCCAACCGATGATTTCAGAGATCTGGGCTTAACGCTGAATAATGCCGAGCAACAAACCAGATCAACTGATACATGGCATGCCCGGGAAAGAATTGTTTCTCAGTTTGGTCGTGTGAATTATGACTATGCTGACAAATATCTCTTAGCATTCACCGTAAGGAGAGATGGCTACTCCAGATTAATCGGCGACAATCAATATGGCGTATTCCCTGCATTATCAGCAGGATGGCTTGTTTCGAAAGAAGATTTCATGAAGTCGTCACAAAATTGGCTGTCATATCTGAAACTGAGAACCAGTTGGGGTAAAAATGGTAACGTGGGCGGAATTGGAACCTATGAATTACAAGGTTCGTATGGTTCTCAAACCGCATATAATGGAACTATCGGATTTTTGCAGAGTGGTATCGCAAATCCTAACCTGAAATGGGAGAAAACCAATACAGTAGAGGTAGGCGCCGATATGGGCTTCTTCGAAAACCGGATTTATGCCTCAATGGCTTTCTACAACCGAATTACTACCGACAAAATAGCCAGTGTATTGCTGCCTACTTCAGCGGGTGTTTCAAGTGTTCGCACCAACAACGGTAGCATGAAGAATACTGGATTCGAGATTGAAGTAACCGGAAAAATCATTCAGAAAAAAGATTTTAAATGGCAGGTTAGCGGCAACGCATCCTGGAATAAAAACACGGTTCTGTCACTTCCTTTCAACGGAAACGAAAACAACCGGCAAGGTGGTCAGCAGATTTACGATCCGGCAACAAAGAAAAATGTTTGGGTTGGCGGTTTGCAGGAAGGACAGGAATGGGGTAGCGTGTATGGATTTGTCAGTGAAGGTATCATCCGTAATGCTGAGGATTTAGCCAATTACAACAAGGTTGACCTTGCTGCCGGACAGGTGTGGTATAATGGAAGCGCCGGGAAACGGGTGGCCAGCCAGAAAATTATGACGGCAAAAGGCCTGAATTTGGCCGGTGGTTGGATTCCTACCCAAATGGGCGATGTAAGGTGGAAAGATATTGACCAGAACGACACCATCGATACCAGGGATATGACTAAGCTTGGACGTGAGATTCCTCGCCTAACGGGAGGTTTTACTACAACTTTAAGCTACAAGCGGTTTACATTCGCCGCCCGCGTCGATTTTGGTGTCGGACATATTCAACAGGATTTCATGCAGTTGTGGGCTTTAGCGTGTGCCCAGGGCGAATTTGCCCCTACAACGGCTGTTTACGACACCTGGACAGTTGATAACCCAAATGCATCTCTTCCAAGGTATACATGGGCCGATCAATTGAATACAAAAAACTACGACCGGCCGAGCAGTATGTTCTGGAAGAAATCTGATTACCTCGCATTCCGTGAAGTGTCATTGAGCTACAGTGTTCCAACAGCATTACTTAAAAAAGCTAAAATTGGAGGTCTGGTACTTACCGTTACGGGTCAAAACCTTGGATATTTAACCAATAAAATGCTGAATTTGCCCGAACGCACAGGAAATCAAAATGGCGCCTACGTTATACCAACACAATTGATCTTTGGTGCTGATATTACTTTTTAA